A window of the Scophthalmus maximus strain ysfricsl-2021 chromosome 8, ASM2237912v1, whole genome shotgun sequence genome harbors these coding sequences:
- the wu:fc21g02 gene encoding uncharacterized protein wu:fc21g02: MMWTFVILLAAALSVDSYAIHDHERLNHGRQLKIFLSKNCEKLEFIPADDPTRTLLYWENGRTRMSKGRVSGTGSDRRWYLDKVTYEDQGTYIQRDYWKKEISTFKVAVLPKLNFVKCVAGESLYVSLEGIDLADAYLAFSGEAANVTLVRHGAPVSQDLPDYWNRVQTHSMNIEIRHVNYTDQGHYFLRDSKGRKVSVTRMDLTDHHENTGGNPLMALLLLLGIPAGICCCCRKKIFKKTETTTATLQTSAVHPPPGNPVGPSPPYTAPGHPGGVYSHGPNPSMGPTVYPPPPAAGPGQWNGPPPSPGYNPAYPPQNLPYPTPGPAMGVPAQPPYWNGPPPGQYPPGPGAPMGYAPVMYSAPPPASASEPVKEEVKMENMGYSPADPLLTATAPAEAAASPEAPVPPSSTNTLSSSEVASTFKIDGANSFL, encoded by the exons ATGATGTGGACTTTTGTGATCCTGCTGGCAGCTGCCCTCAGTGTGG ATTCCTATGCTATCCATGACCATGAACGTTTAAACCATGGTCGCCAGCTGAAGATCTTCCTGTCCAAGAATTGCGAGAAGCTAGAGTTCATCCCAGCTGATGATCCCACCAGGACCCTTCTCTACTGGGAGAATGGCAGAACTAG GATGTCCAAAGGCCGGGTGTCTGGCACAGGTAGTGATCGACGCTGGTACCTTGACAAG GTGACTTATGAGGACCAGGGGACGTACATCCAGAGAGATTATTGGAAAAAAGAGATCTCCACATTCAAAGTGGCCGTCTTAC CGAAACTTAACTTTGTGAAGTGTGTAGCTGGAGAGAGTCTATACGTCTCACTGGAGGGCATTGACCTGGCTGACGCCTACCTCGCCTTCTCTGGAGAGGCTGCCAACGTGACACTG GTGCGCCACGGGGCTCCGGTGTCCCAGGATCTCCCCGATTACTGGAACCGGGTTCAGACCCACTCCATGAACATAGAGATCAGACATGTGAACTACACGGATCAAGGACATTACTTCCTGAGAGACAGCAAGGGCCGAAAGGTGTCTGTAACCAGGATGGACCTGACAG ACCATCATGAGAACACAGGAGGAAACCCTCTCATGGCACTCCTCTTACTGCTGGGTATCCCGGCCgggatctgctgctgctgtcgtaaaaagattttcaaaaagacagaaaccacCACTGCAACGCTTCAG acTTCAGCAGTCCATCCTCCTCCCGGCAACCCCGTTGGACCTTCTCCTCCCTACACTGCTCCCGGACATCCAGGGGGG GTGTACAGCCATGGCCCCAACCCTAGCATG GGTCCGACAGTCTATCCTCCCCCTCCAGCTGCTGGCCCAGGACAGTGGAACGGCCCCCCACCATCCCCA GGTTATAACCCAGCCTACCCGCCCCAGAACCTTCCCTATCCTACTCCTGGCCCAGCTATGGGTGTCCCAGCCCAGCCTCCATACTGGAATGGTCCACCCCCAGGCCAGTACCCCCCTGGACCTGGAGCTCCAATG ggttaTGCTCCTGTCATGTACAGTGCTCCTCCACCAGCGTCAGCCAGTGAACCTGTTAAAGAGGAGGTCAAAATGGAGAATATGGGTTACTCACCTGCTGACCCCCTGCTAACTGCCACAGCACCG GCTGAAGCTGCAGCCTCTCCTGAGGCCCCTgtgcccccctcctccaccaacaCCCTCAGCTCCTCTGAAGTTGCCTCCACGTTCAAGATCGACGGAGCGAACAGCTTCCTGTAG
- the tmem109 gene encoding transmembrane protein 109: MSDMYVWCRSLSVCCTLGPAGGRRLFFIHTTKFFQQDVEKRRASSAACYPSDPNFSPAGPCSKECFGPSSVRVAPAVSMFSRPNPACLCALSAVFLLVSGEEVSESRSGMIQELRSALADLAGEGKTYLGRLAGEQTVLSVQKAFSQVLGVVAEGLASGLNVLLQHVSHLLQAAGVQVVFPINRVTPEGLLFLAQWVLVALIGYWLVSFAFCLVASTLRRAVWLLKVGVALACFGFILRDHSVGTETLAVRLAVLVCACVLLGVGTSKGPDAADKTAHLEEQVRILERRLREMEKWTKAE, encoded by the exons ATGAGTGACATGTACGTGTGGTGCCGCTCCTTGTCAGTGTGTTGCACACTCGGCCCAGCAGGGGGCAGGCGtctctttttcattcatacCACCAAGTTTTTCCAACAGGATGTGGAAAAACGTCGTGCGTCCTCCGCTGCTTGTTACCCTTCAGACCCAAACTTTTCTCCTGCTGGTCCCTGTTCAAAGGAGTGTTTCGGACCGAGCAGCGTCCGCGTCGCACCCGCCGTCAGCATGTTCTCACGACCGAACCCTGCCTGCCTGTGCGCGCTGAGCGCCGTGTTCCTGCTCGTTTCGGGGGAGGAAGTGTCCGAGAGTCGCTCCGGGATGATCCAGGAGCTGCGGAGCGCCCTGGCTGACCTGGCCGGGGAGGGCAAGACCTACCTGGGCAGGCTGGCCGGCGAGCAGACGGTGCTGTCGGTGCAGAAG gCCTTCTCTCAGGTTCTGGGTGTTGTTGCGGAGGGTTTGGCCAGTGGTCTCAATGTGCTCCTACAGCATGTCTCACATCTCCTGCAGGCTGCTGGAGTCCAAG TTGTCTTCCCCATCAATAGAGTGACTCCGGAGGGCCTTCTATTTCTTGCCCAGTGGGTTCTTGTGGCTCTCATTGGCTACTGGCTCGTCTCCTTCGCCTTCTGTTTGGTCGCCTCCACTCTGAGGCGGGCCGTGTGGCTGCTGAAAGTGGGCGTGGCCCTGGCCTGCTTTGGCTTCATCCTGAGGGACCACAGCGTCGGCACAGAGACCCTGGCCGTCCGATTGGCTGTCTTGGTGTGCGCCTGCGTCCTTTTGGGCGTCGGCACCTCCAAAGGCCCCGATGCGGCCGACAAGACGGCTCacctggaggagcaggtgaggaTCCTGGAGAGGCGGctcagagagatggagaagtggACGAAGGCGGAGTGA
- the tmem176 gene encoding transmembrane protein 176: MAVAVSRDLTVQVLEDVNAVKLTDRQQALRAAIQRGEPKCLGVSQVMLGLMVMSYSIPLHFTELTEVVSLGVPWWSGLTFLTAGVVAIILDKNCTMKMLHLCLMVSVVSTVLSVVAVIIYSIDMDKNPEVPCVKTVQDSCSEKHYAMKLSRGMKSSLLLFTLAQTVISAIVCFLLFRQRNSFGQYTSLTHAAPSEALIPPNLS; the protein is encoded by the exons ATGGCCGTGGCTGTCTCCAGGGATCTGACGGTGCAGGTGCTGGAGGATGTGAATGCTGTCAAGCTGACCGACAGACAGCAGGCTCTGCGTGCTGCCATCCAGAGAGGAGAGCCCAAATGTCTGGGG GTGAGTCAGGTGATGCTGGGGCTGATGGTCATGTCCTACTCCATTCCTCTGCACTTCACTGAGCTCACTGAGGTCGTCAGCCTGGGAGTTCCTTGGTGGAGCGGCTTGAcg TTCCTCACAGCAGGAGTGGTTGCTATCATCTTGGATAAAAACTGCACCATGAAGATG CTGCATCTGTGTCTGATGGTGAGCGTGGTGTCCACTGTGCTGTCGGTGGTGGCTGTGATCATCTACTCCATCGACATGGACAAGAACCCTGAGGTGccctgtgtcaaaacggtccAAGACAGCTGCAGTGAGAAACACTACGCCATG AAGCTGAGCAGAGGAATGAAGtcatccctccttctcttcacaTTGGCCCAAACAGTCATCTCTGCCATCGtgtgcttcctcctcttcagacagagaaacagctTCGGGCAGTACACG TCTCTCACTCACGCTGCTCCATCCGAAGCTCTCATACCCCCAAACCTGAGCTGA